A stretch of Bacteroidota bacterium DNA encodes these proteins:
- a CDS encoding PorP/SprF family type IX secretion system membrane protein yields MKKFNIITFFLLAMIFGQHELKAQTQHNIAPLKGRLTQYMLHQPFINPAAMGSYETFTAAAFYRNQWVGMNGTPNVQGLDATIPIGEVNFLGASILRDDIGGGYEKRYDFNINYAFKLRLTDNDYLSLGLSAGGDYIVNDYSELYGIANDPSLPTGTESFFAPNMRLGLYYFRNRVYVGAALSNLFSTTEDKTESSGYRTNYLDWNEVDYMGHAGVRIPVGDYWDLDLSTLGRYRATAKFQADFNAQFIYDKIIGIGATYRTSNEVAFMANFRFLDHFRLGYAYGTFVNELSNSNSGTHEIMLIYQLGSPKGSAIVIPRF; encoded by the coding sequence ATGAAAAAATTTAACATAATCACATTTTTTTTGTTGGCGATGATATTCGGACAACATGAATTAAAAGCGCAGACTCAACATAATATTGCACCATTAAAAGGTAGATTAACACAGTATATGTTACATCAGCCTTTTATTAACCCGGCTGCGATGGGTAGTTATGAAACTTTCACAGCAGCAGCTTTTTACAGAAATCAATGGGTAGGCATGAATGGTACTCCTAATGTTCAGGGACTTGATGCTACAATCCCGATCGGCGAAGTGAATTTTTTGGGAGCAAGTATTTTAAGAGATGATATTGGGGGAGGATATGAAAAAAGGTATGACTTCAATATCAATTATGCTTTTAAGCTGAGGTTAACAGATAATGACTATTTGTCTTTGGGACTTAGTGCCGGGGGAGATTATATTGTTAATGATTATAGTGAATTATACGGGATAGCTAACGACCCATCCTTACCTACCGGAACAGAATCATTTTTTGCTCCGAATATGAGGTTGGGCTTATATTATTTTAGAAATAGAGTTTATGTTGGAGCTGCATTGTCTAATCTCTTTTCTACTACCGAAGATAAAACAGAGTCAAGCGGTTATAGAACGAATTATTTAGACTGGAATGAAGTTGATTACATGGGGCATGCAGGTGTTAGAATTCCTGTAGGCGATTATTGGGATTTAGATTTGTCTACTTTGGGAAGGTATAGAGCAACAGCAAAATTTCAGGCAGATTTTAATGCACAGTTTATATATGATAAAATTATAGGAATTGGTGCTACATATCGTACAAGTAATGAGGTGGCTTTTATGGCTAATTTCCGTTTCTTAGATCATTTCAGACTTGGTTATGCGTATGGAACTTTCGTAAATGAATTGAGTAACTCAAATTCAGGTACTCATGAAATTATGTTAATATATCAATTAGGCAGTCCAAAAGGATCTGCAATAGTAATTCCTAGATTCTAA